A single region of the Gemmatimonadales bacterium genome encodes:
- the hutU gene encoding urocanate hydratase produces the protein MSTVSAPAIAAPTGTTLSCKGWHQEAALRMLMNNLDPAVAERPEELIVYGGGGKAARNWACYERIVATLRRLENDETLLVQSGKPVGVFRTHAEAPRVLIANAHLVPRWATWEEFRRLEALGLTMYGQMTAGSWIYIGTQGILQGTYETFAECARQHFGGSLAGRLVVTAGLGGMGGAQPLAATMNGGALLGVDVEEHRIRRRVETGYCDRLTHDLDEALDMTLGARERGEALSVGLVGNIAEVMPELVRRGIVPDVVTDQTSAHDLRVGYIPAGLTLDAAALLRERDPAAYEARVLDSMVTHVDAMLALQQRGAIVFDYGNNLRGQVADRRGLARAFEIPGFVPAFIRPLFCKGAGPFRWAALSGNPRDIAVTDDTVLETFPEKEALARWIRQAREKVHFQGLPARICWLEYGERAELGLRFNWLVKTGRVAAPLVIGRDHLDAGSVASPNRETEAMLDGSDAIADWPLLNALLNTACGASWVSLHHGGGVGIGYSVHAGMVAVADGTEMGDRRLTRVLTADPGTGVMRHADAGYPLAVETARERGVDLPMIAPAR, from the coding sequence ATGTCCACCGTCTCCGCTCCCGCCATCGCCGCACCCACTGGCACCACTCTTTCCTGCAAGGGGTGGCACCAGGAGGCCGCGCTCCGCATGCTGATGAACAACCTCGATCCCGCGGTGGCCGAGCGGCCCGAGGAGTTGATCGTGTATGGCGGCGGCGGCAAGGCGGCGCGCAACTGGGCCTGTTACGAGCGCATCGTGGCCACGCTTCGCCGCCTGGAGAACGACGAGACGCTGCTGGTGCAGAGCGGCAAACCGGTGGGGGTCTTCCGCACCCACGCGGAAGCGCCGCGGGTGCTCATCGCGAACGCGCACCTGGTACCGCGCTGGGCCACGTGGGAGGAGTTCCGGCGGCTCGAGGCGCTCGGGCTCACGATGTATGGCCAGATGACGGCCGGCTCGTGGATCTACATCGGGACGCAGGGCATCCTGCAAGGCACCTACGAGACGTTTGCAGAGTGTGCCCGACAGCACTTCGGTGGCTCGCTCGCCGGGCGGCTCGTCGTCACGGCCGGCCTGGGGGGGATGGGCGGCGCGCAGCCGCTCGCGGCCACGATGAACGGTGGCGCGCTTCTCGGCGTGGACGTGGAGGAGCACCGGATCCGCCGCCGGGTGGAAACCGGCTACTGCGACCGGCTGACGCACGATCTCGACGAGGCGCTCGACATGACCCTCGGCGCGCGGGAGCGGGGCGAGGCGCTCTCGGTGGGCCTCGTGGGCAACATCGCCGAGGTAATGCCTGAGCTGGTGCGGCGCGGCATCGTGCCCGACGTGGTGACTGACCAGACATCGGCGCACGACCTCCGCGTGGGCTATATCCCGGCGGGCCTCACGCTCGATGCTGCGGCGCTCCTGCGGGAGCGCGACCCCGCCGCGTACGAGGCGCGGGTGCTCGACTCGATGGTGACGCATGTGGACGCGATGCTCGCGCTGCAGCAGCGCGGGGCCATCGTGTTCGACTACGGCAATAACCTGCGCGGCCAGGTGGCCGACCGCCGCGGCCTCGCCCGCGCATTCGAGATCCCCGGGTTCGTGCCCGCCTTCATCCGGCCGCTCTTCTGCAAGGGCGCGGGGCCGTTCCGCTGGGCGGCGCTTTCGGGAAATCCCCGGGACATCGCCGTCACCGACGACACGGTGCTCGAGACCTTCCCGGAGAAGGAGGCGCTCGCCCGCTGGATCCGGCAGGCGCGTGAGAAGGTCCACTTTCAGGGGCTGCCCGCGCGGATCTGCTGGCTCGAGTACGGCGAGCGCGCGGAGCTCGGCCTCCGCTTCAACTGGCTGGTGAAGACCGGCCGGGTGGCGGCACCGCTCGTGATCGGCCGCGACCACCTCGACGCCGGCTCGGTCGCGTCGCCCAACCGCGAGACCGAAGCGATGCTCGACGGCTCCGACGCGATCGCCGACTGGCCGTTGCTCAACGCGTTGCTCAACACCGCATGCGGTGCGAGCTGGGTGTCGCTGCACCACGGCGGCGGCGTGGGGATCGGCTACTCGGTCCACGCCGGCATGGTGGCCGTGGCGGACGGCACCGAAATGGGCGACCGCCGCCTCACGCGGGTACTCACCGCCGACCCGGGCACCGGCGTGATGCGCCACGCGGACGCGGGCTATCCGCTCGCCGTCGAGACGGCACGGGAACGTGGCGTTGACCTGCCGATGATCGCTCCCGCGCGGTGA
- a CDS encoding RNA polymerase sigma factor: MTHPAPGAALLQRDQAIDPSDRDAVEVALAASGDACAFERLYRTHVARVHTLVRRMLDDQDADEVTQDVFVRAWEKLATYRGEAAFGTWLHRLAVNVVLAWRQRLGTRRERFLPDDTALETASSRRGAPELALDFEAALAHLPPGARQVFLLHDVEGYRHEEIAEQLGLAVGTSKSQLHRARMALRRHLEPGGE; encoded by the coding sequence ATGACGCACCCCGCACCCGGAGCCGCGCTGCTGCAGCGAGACCAGGCGATCGACCCGAGCGACCGCGACGCGGTGGAGGTGGCGCTCGCCGCCAGTGGGGACGCGTGCGCCTTCGAGCGGCTCTACCGGACCCACGTGGCACGGGTGCACACGCTGGTCCGCCGGATGCTCGACGACCAGGATGCCGACGAGGTGACCCAGGATGTCTTCGTGCGCGCGTGGGAAAAGCTGGCGACGTACCGCGGCGAGGCGGCGTTCGGCACCTGGCTGCATCGGCTCGCGGTCAACGTGGTGTTGGCATGGCGCCAGCGCCTCGGCACCAGGCGCGAGCGCTTCCTTCCCGACGACACGGCGCTCGAGACCGCCTCGTCCCGCCGGGGTGCGCCGGAACTGGCGCTCGATTTCGAAGCGGCGCTCGCGCACCTGCCCCCCGGCGCGAGGCAAGTCTTCCTGCTCCACGACGTCGAGGGCTACCGGCACGAGGAGATCGCCGAGCAGCTCGGCCTTGCGGTGGGGACTTCGAAGTCACAACTGCACCGCGCACGGATGGCGCTCCGGCGCCACCTCGAGCCGGGAGGCGAGTGA
- a CDS encoding anti-sigma factor, with amino-acid sequence MMHDPWTDKLSEYLDGELSGAERQALERHLAACPTCTAVLAELRQVVARARALPDRPPERELWRGIAARIRAPDAPGPAGAEPMRQVPRRQPPARPLPAHSQRFSLGQLAAAAVLAAAVSGGGAWWAAARPALAGIHSMPAAPAAQVSPAGTARPAAFSAEPRYDAAVADLERILAQRRASLDPKTVKVLERNLALIDRAIADARRALAADPGNAYLTTHLTNTMLWKLDLLREAARIATARS; translated from the coding sequence ATGATGCACGATCCCTGGACGGATAAGCTGTCCGAGTATCTCGATGGCGAGCTGAGCGGCGCGGAGCGGCAGGCCCTGGAGCGGCATCTCGCCGCATGTCCCACCTGTACGGCGGTGCTGGCGGAGCTCCGGCAGGTGGTTGCGCGGGCGCGGGCGCTGCCTGACCGGCCGCCGGAGCGGGAGCTCTGGAGGGGGATCGCGGCGCGCATCCGGGCGCCGGACGCGCCGGGCCCAGCCGGGGCGGAGCCGATGCGGCAGGTGCCACGCCGCCAACCGCCCGCGCGGCCTTTGCCGGCCCATTCGCAGCGCTTTTCTCTGGGCCAGCTCGCGGCGGCCGCGGTGCTCGCCGCCGCCGTCTCTGGCGGCGGCGCCTGGTGGGCGGCGGCACGGCCCGCATTGGCCGGCATTCACTCCATGCCGGCGGCGCCCGCCGCACAGGTCTCGCCTGCCGGTACCGCTCGCCCGGCCGCCTTCAGCGCTGAGCCCCGCTACGATGCCGCGGTGGCGGACCTCGAGCGCATTCTCGCCCAGCGCCGCGCGTCGCTCGACCCGAAAACGGTGAAGGTGCTCGAGCGGAATCTCGCGCTCATCGATCGCGCAATCGCTGACGCGCGCCGCGCGCTCGCCGCCGATCCGGGCAACGCCTATCTCACGACGCACCTCACCAACACGATGCTCTGGAAACTCGACCTGCTCCGCGAGGCCGCGCGTATCGCGACCGCGCGAAGCTGA
- a CDS encoding DUF4097 family beta strand repeat-containing protein, giving the protein MLLSLALAVLAAAQNPDTTVAVTRGQRLEVRAHTGAITVHGWSRDAVRVRADLDGDALDLDQSPVVLSVGATGHRGPPEHATYDITAPTWMAVSLSGVDAEMRVEGIQAPVQIETVDGDVTVQGGAGNVSLRSVEGKVTLSGAKGRIDANSVNSDVTVRDASGGIQATTVDGNVRLVSIASDEVEATTVDGDIVYDGTIRPSGRYRLATHDGDVTLAVPDGTDALVSVSTFDGDFEAAFPVTLRERHGRRFSFTLGGGSARIDLQSFDGTIRLARPGALPTKGGANGARTSASDSAQE; this is encoded by the coding sequence GTGCTACTCTCGCTTGCCCTGGCCGTCCTGGCCGCTGCGCAGAACCCGGACACGACCGTCGCCGTGACGCGGGGTCAGCGCCTCGAGGTGCGCGCGCACACCGGCGCGATCACCGTGCACGGCTGGTCCCGCGACGCCGTTCGCGTGCGTGCCGACCTGGACGGCGATGCGCTCGACCTCGACCAATCGCCCGTGGTGCTGAGCGTCGGTGCCACCGGCCACCGCGGCCCGCCGGAGCACGCGACCTACGACATTACGGCCCCGACCTGGATGGCGGTGAGCCTGAGCGGGGTGGACGCCGAGATGCGGGTGGAGGGCATTCAGGCGCCCGTGCAGATCGAAACGGTCGACGGCGACGTCACCGTGCAGGGCGGCGCCGGCAACGTGTCGCTCCGATCGGTGGAGGGGAAGGTTACGCTGAGCGGCGCCAAGGGGCGGATCGACGCAAATTCCGTCAACAGCGACGTGACGGTGCGCGATGCAAGCGGCGGCATCCAGGCGACCACCGTCGACGGCAACGTGCGGCTCGTCAGCATCGCCTCGGACGAGGTGGAGGCAACGACGGTGGATGGTGACATCGTGTATGACGGCACCATCCGCCCGAGCGGCCGCTATCGGCTCGCCACGCACGACGGCGACGTGACGCTCGCGGTGCCCGACGGCACCGACGCGCTCGTCTCCGTCTCCACGTTCGACGGCGACTTCGAGGCGGCGTTCCCGGTGACGCTTCGCGAGCGTCACGGCCGCCGCTTCTCGTTCACCCTGGGCGGCGGCAGCGCCCGGATCGATCTCCAATCGTTCGACGGGACCATCCGGCTGGCGCGGCCCGGCGCGCTGCCCACCAAGGGCGGCGCCAACGGCGCGCGGACGAGCGCGTCGGACTCGGCGCAGGAGTAG
- a CDS encoding DUF885 domain-containing protein, translated as MNRRRFLGRAAGSAAAFGVLRELGACSPAAPAAVAPNAGSADGAATGAFRQLRDQYFVDTLRRYPVVSTYLGGDGYSPALAGVNGTLRDFRPEALADEIAFLKGIDRARQRIDAAALAPADRIDHGVLGAQVAFVLHQLDERHYPERAVDTYVAEPFRGVDWQLQQMQDLAGGARGTADEWELVGRRLRTVPAYLDAARARLLAGRRAGNLPDRRLIAEDGVAGSQANVDYFRSTLPRTAAGYLGKSAAASRTLERLTEAGAAAAAAFDAFARFLRESFPDDGTADRFAAGEQEYDWRLANCLRVDRRAADLWEYGAAQVALYEDRISRVAAEVARDAGLSVSFGNPNERRAAVRQVMQHLSEDSPRDDDELFRWYREAGKRAVAYGREQQLFDIPADYRLDVVPTPPVLRSTIDAAYYPAPPFKHSGVGRFYLTPTGNDPGALRVNNRASVADTAVHEGFPGHDWHYKYMTQHAAEISNIRWLTPGAVEDSSSMWEDSMAAEGWALYSEELMAEPARGRPHGFYTAAEHLYELQGQLLRAVRVRVDVGMHTGRMSFDDAVDYFTEHVSFYPGACAAAGRDDTAHAICATARRAIYRYSKWPTQAVTYNLGKSAIAALRGALSARAGRGFSARAFHERLMRMGTIPAGYFREEMLANPV; from the coding sequence ATGAATCGCCGCCGGTTTCTTGGTCGGGCCGCGGGCAGCGCCGCGGCCTTCGGCGTGCTGCGCGAGCTCGGCGCGTGCAGCCCCGCCGCGCCTGCCGCCGTCGCTCCGAACGCAGGCTCGGCGGATGGCGCCGCCACCGGCGCCTTCCGCCAGCTGCGCGATCAGTACTTCGTCGACACCCTGCGTCGCTATCCCGTCGTCTCCACCTACCTGGGCGGCGACGGCTACAGCCCGGCGCTCGCCGGCGTGAACGGCACCCTGCGCGACTTCCGGCCCGAGGCGCTCGCCGATGAGATCGCGTTCCTCAAGGGAATCGATCGGGCGCGCCAGCGCATCGACGCGGCGGCGCTCGCACCGGCCGACCGAATTGACCACGGCGTGCTCGGCGCGCAGGTCGCCTTCGTCCTCCATCAACTCGACGAGCGGCACTATCCGGAGCGAGCGGTCGACACGTACGTCGCCGAGCCATTCCGCGGCGTCGATTGGCAACTGCAGCAGATGCAGGACCTCGCCGGCGGTGCGCGCGGCACCGCGGACGAGTGGGAGCTGGTCGGCCGCCGGCTGCGCACCGTGCCCGCGTACCTCGACGCCGCGCGCGCGCGGCTCCTGGCGGGGCGGCGCGCCGGCAACCTCCCCGACCGGCGCCTCATCGCGGAGGACGGCGTCGCCGGCAGCCAGGCCAACGTCGACTATTTCCGCAGCACCCTCCCGCGTACCGCCGCCGGCTATCTCGGCAAGAGTGCCGCGGCCAGCCGCACGCTCGAGCGACTCACCGAGGCGGGCGCGGCCGCAGCCGCCGCCTTCGATGCCTTCGCGCGCTTCCTCCGCGAGAGCTTTCCCGACGACGGTACGGCCGACCGGTTCGCCGCAGGCGAGCAGGAGTACGATTGGCGGCTCGCCAACTGCCTCCGCGTGGATCGACGTGCCGCGGACCTGTGGGAGTACGGCGCCGCGCAGGTGGCGCTTTACGAGGACCGGATCTCCCGCGTGGCGGCGGAGGTGGCGCGCGACGCCGGGCTGAGCGTGAGCTTCGGCAATCCGAACGAGCGCCGCGCGGCCGTGCGGCAGGTCATGCAGCACCTCTCAGAGGATTCGCCGCGCGATGACGACGAGCTGTTCCGCTGGTATCGAGAGGCCGGAAAGCGTGCGGTGGCCTACGGGCGCGAGCAACAGCTCTTCGACATCCCAGCCGACTACCGCCTCGACGTCGTCCCGACACCCCCGGTGCTCCGCAGTACGATCGACGCCGCCTACTACCCCGCACCGCCCTTCAAGCACTCGGGCGTGGGGCGGTTCTATCTCACGCCCACCGGCAACGACCCCGGCGCGCTCAGGGTGAACAACCGCGCGTCGGTCGCCGACACCGCGGTGCACGAAGGCTTTCCCGGTCACGACTGGCACTACAAGTACATGACGCAGCACGCCGCCGAGATTTCCAACATCCGCTGGCTTACGCCGGGGGCCGTCGAGGACTCGTCGTCGATGTGGGAGGACTCGATGGCCGCCGAGGGCTGGGCGCTTTACAGCGAAGAGCTGATGGCGGAGCCGGCGCGCGGCCGCCCCCACGGCTTCTATACGGCGGCGGAGCATCTCTACGAGCTGCAGGGCCAGTTGCTCCGAGCCGTGCGCGTGCGCGTCGACGTGGGGATGCACACCGGCCGGATGTCCTTCGACGACGCGGTGGACTACTTCACCGAACACGTGTCATTCTACCCGGGCGCGTGCGCGGCGGCCGGCCGGGACGACACCGCGCACGCCATCTGCGCCACGGCCCGGCGGGCCATCTATCGCTACTCGAAGTGGCCTACTCAAGCCGTCACATACAACCTCGGCAAGAGCGCGATCGCGGCGCTGCGCGGCGCGCTGAGCGCGCGCGCGGGGCGCGGCTTCTCGGCGCGCGCATTCCACGAACGCTTGATGCGGATGGGCACCATTCCGGCTGGTTACTTCCGGGAGGAGATGCTCGCCAACCCGGTCTGA
- a CDS encoding EAL domain-containing protein, translating to MQRFAASADSFAPVAPPSSPAEEALRVSEERLKLALLATDTRLWEWHAETGARFVGDGWTTLLGDQAEALDGGAHLPTRFIHPDDLPAVAHRLEQHLAGVAPLFDAEYRLRTQRGEWRWVHDRGRVVERDDGGKPMRLIGMQTDVTERKETDAALFRERERALVTLASIADAVITTDSRGIVDYLNPVAEYLTGWSLAEARGEPLTRVFTVLHDTTREPVETSAERVLDEARPMGLTSHLTLVRRDGVEFAVDESAAPLRARDGGLTGVAVVFRDATPQRQITRQLSHQATHDPLTGLVNRRELERRLARVVASAEEAGTTHGLCYLDLDRFKAVNDSCGHAAGDALLRQLAGILRSELRGRDTLARLGGDEFAVLLEHCELDQARRIADALRLAVQNFRFAWDDATFSLGVSIGLVEITAATGTEADVLRAADAACYRAKYAGRNRVHVARTEEQAAPAAPARMDWAARITRALEHSQFRLYVQPIVPLVVNGEAARRNVPASGFWEVFLRLEDDEGVMLPAGAFLPAAERYDLMTMIDRWVVRETITRLAGWRPPSAGATLPLCCINLGAGSLRDDALLGVIEEELTAHRLPPSSLCFEINESAVLADLGQAVAFCRGLRALGCRVALDDFGGGLASLHHLKALPLDLLKLSAALTRGLEADPLQGVVARAASQAAAVLGLPTVATGADSAGVVAALKALGLDYAQGFALGRPRPIEELMVQAERAPA from the coding sequence GTGCAACGCTTTGCAGCGTCGGCTGATTCGTTCGCGCCAGTCGCCCCGCCGTCGAGCCCTGCTGAGGAAGCGCTGAGAGTAAGCGAGGAGCGCCTCAAGCTGGCGCTCCTCGCAACGGACACGCGGCTCTGGGAATGGCACGCGGAGACCGGCGCCCGATTTGTCGGCGACGGGTGGACCACGCTGCTCGGCGACCAAGCGGAGGCGCTCGACGGCGGCGCCCATCTTCCCACCCGCTTCATCCACCCCGACGACCTGCCGGCGGTGGCGCACCGCCTGGAGCAACATCTGGCGGGCGTCGCGCCGCTCTTCGACGCGGAGTACCGGCTCCGCACCCAGCGCGGCGAGTGGCGCTGGGTGCACGACCGCGGGCGCGTGGTCGAGCGCGATGACGGCGGCAAGCCAATGCGCCTGATCGGCATGCAGACGGACGTGACCGAGCGCAAGGAGACAGACGCGGCGCTTTTCCGCGAGCGGGAGCGCGCACTCGTCACCCTCGCCTCGATCGCCGACGCGGTGATCACCACCGACAGCCGCGGCATCGTCGACTACCTGAACCCCGTCGCGGAGTACCTCACCGGCTGGTCGCTGGCGGAGGCGAGGGGCGAGCCGCTGACACGCGTGTTCACCGTGCTGCACGACACCACCCGCGAGCCGGTGGAGACCTCTGCCGAGCGGGTGCTCGACGAGGCGCGGCCGATGGGGCTCACCAGCCATCTCACCCTGGTGCGCCGCGACGGCGTCGAGTTCGCCGTGGACGAGTCGGCCGCCCCGCTTCGCGCGCGCGACGGGGGGCTCACCGGCGTGGCCGTGGTGTTCCGCGACGCGACGCCGCAGCGCCAGATAACCCGCCAGCTCTCGCACCAGGCGACCCATGATCCACTCACCGGGCTCGTAAACCGGCGTGAGCTCGAACGACGGCTCGCCCGCGTCGTGGCAAGCGCCGAGGAAGCGGGAACGACGCACGGGCTCTGCTACCTGGACCTCGACCGCTTCAAGGCGGTGAACGACTCGTGCGGCCACGCGGCGGGCGATGCCCTCCTCCGGCAGCTCGCCGGAATCCTGCGCAGCGAGCTCCGCGGCCGAGACACGCTCGCGCGTCTGGGCGGCGATGAGTTCGCCGTGCTGCTCGAGCATTGCGAGCTGGACCAGGCGCGCCGCATCGCCGACGCGCTCCGCCTGGCCGTGCAGAATTTCCGCTTCGCCTGGGATGACGCGACCTTCAGCCTCGGCGTCAGCATCGGCCTGGTCGAGATCACGGCGGCCACCGGCACCGAGGCGGACGTGCTGCGCGCGGCCGACGCGGCCTGCTATCGTGCCAAGTACGCGGGGCGGAACCGCGTCCACGTCGCCCGCACGGAGGAGCAGGCGGCGCCCGCCGCGCCCGCCCGCATGGACTGGGCGGCGCGCATCACCCGCGCACTCGAGCACAGCCAGTTCCGGCTCTACGTGCAGCCGATCGTTCCGCTCGTGGTGAACGGCGAGGCAGCACGGCGAAACGTGCCCGCCTCCGGATTCTGGGAGGTATTCCTGCGCCTCGAGGACGACGAAGGCGTGATGCTCCCGGCCGGCGCATTTCTGCCTGCGGCCGAGCGCTACGACCTCATGACGATGATCGACCGATGGGTCGTGCGGGAGACCATTACACGGCTCGCCGGCTGGCGTCCGCCCTCCGCGGGCGCGACGCTCCCGCTCTGCTGCATCAACCTTGGCGCAGGGTCGCTGCGCGACGACGCGCTGCTCGGCGTAATCGAGGAAGAGCTGACCGCGCATCGGCTCCCGCCGTCGTCGCTCTGCTTCGAGATCAACGAATCCGCCGTGCTGGCCGACCTGGGCCAGGCGGTCGCGTTCTGCCGCGGACTGCGCGCGCTCGGTTGCCGGGTCGCGCTCGACGACTTCGGCGGCGGGCTCGCGTCGTTGCACCACCTCAAGGCGCTCCCGCTCGATCTGCTCAAGCTGAGCGCGGCGCTCACGCGCGGTCTCGAGGCCGATCCACTGCAAGGCGTGGTGGCGCGCGCGGCGAGCCAGGCTGCCGCAGTGCTCGGCCTTCCGACCGTCGCAACGGGCGCCGATTCCGCCGGCGTCGTCGCGGCGCTCAAAGCGCTCGGGCTCGACTACGCCCAGGGATTCGCGCTCGGCCGCCCCCGCCCCATCGAGGAGTTGATGGTGCAAGCAGAGCGCGCACCGGCCTGA
- a CDS encoding Ig-like domain-containing protein, whose product MNPTTSAPTGFALPRAALAMLGAVGVSALAACAGEPVEPTPTVPVASVVVVPATPVVGVGAAAPLTAVTLNAGGDTLPRRRIAWASADPAVATVDAAGVATGVAAGSARITATSEGRSGSVTLTVSTTRVAAVQVAPATLRLSTGATATLTGTALDGGGAPLPGRVFAWASSAPGVAEVSASGAVRGVSAGSATIRGTSEGQHADVTVAVTRAAVATVTITPAGASVGLGDTLQLTAVAKDAAGNVLGDRTVSWTSADPTIAVVSPAGAVRGRAPGRVTITAAAEGATGMAAVVVALRFSAVSAGQDFTCGVTPVATAFCWGRDVNGSLGGAGGDRNAPAAVSLPPGVQFDSVSAGADHACALSAQGGVWCWGTNTFGQLGDGTLINSGTPVLARTPAGLEFVAVSAGAEFTCALATTHVAYCWGLNDSGQLGNATNVATNTPNPTPLEVGGGPFASLGATQGHVCAVGDNSNSLAFCWGSNLTGELGRGGSAGTGDFVPAPVLGSSPYATVAGGFGFSCGIQTGGGAFCWGSNGAGELGTSTPFTTQTFPVAVDGGHTFTQLSTGQALACGVSTSGAGFCWGSDAFGQVGDGTTGGTPITPAPQAVAGGIAFIAIDAGYTHACGVAADHRAYCWGRAQPGAHGGASALGDGKSADSNVPVLVATQ is encoded by the coding sequence GTGAACCCGACGACTTCCGCACCGACCGGGTTTGCCCTGCCCCGCGCCGCGCTCGCGATGCTCGGTGCGGTCGGCGTGTCCGCGCTCGCGGCGTGCGCCGGCGAGCCGGTCGAACCGACGCCGACCGTGCCGGTGGCGAGCGTGGTGGTCGTGCCGGCGACGCCGGTCGTGGGGGTCGGGGCCGCGGCGCCGCTCACTGCCGTCACCCTGAACGCCGGCGGCGACACCCTGCCGCGCCGCCGAATCGCGTGGGCCAGCGCCGATCCCGCGGTCGCGACGGTAGACGCGGCGGGCGTGGCGACCGGTGTCGCGGCCGGCAGCGCGCGGATCACCGCAACCTCCGAGGGCCGGAGCGGCTCGGTCACCCTCACCGTGAGCACCACGCGGGTGGCCGCGGTGCAGGTGGCTCCCGCGACGCTCAGGCTCTCGACCGGCGCCACGGCGACGCTCACCGGCACCGCGCTCGACGGCGGCGGTGCGCCGCTTCCGGGTCGGGTGTTCGCGTGGGCGTCGTCGGCACCCGGCGTCGCCGAGGTATCGGCCAGCGGCGCCGTGCGCGGCGTAAGCGCGGGGAGCGCCACGATTCGCGGTACCTCGGAGGGCCAACACGCCGATGTCACCGTGGCCGTGACGCGGGCCGCCGTCGCCACGGTGACGATCACGCCTGCCGGCGCGAGCGTCGGCCTCGGTGACACGCTGCAACTCACCGCCGTGGCAAAGGACGCCGCCGGCAACGTGCTCGGCGATCGTACGGTCAGCTGGACCAGTGCCGACCCGACGATCGCCGTGGTGTCGCCGGCGGGCGCCGTGCGCGGGCGCGCGCCGGGGCGCGTGACGATCACCGCGGCCGCGGAAGGCGCCACGGGCATGGCCGCCGTCGTCGTCGCGCTTCGGTTCAGCGCGGTGAGCGCTGGTCAGGACTTCACCTGCGGCGTGACGCCGGTCGCCACGGCCTTCTGCTGGGGGCGCGACGTGAACGGCTCGCTGGGCGGCGCCGGCGGAGATCGCAACGCGCCCGCCGCGGTGTCGCTGCCGCCCGGCGTGCAGTTCGATTCGGTGAGCGCCGGCGCCGACCACGCCTGCGCGCTGAGTGCGCAGGGCGGCGTCTGGTGCTGGGGCACCAATACCTTCGGGCAGCTCGGTGACGGCACGCTCATCAACAGCGGCACGCCGGTGCTCGCGAGGACGCCGGCCGGCCTCGAGTTCGTGGCGGTGAGCGCCGGCGCGGAGTTCACCTGCGCGCTCGCCACGACGCACGTGGCGTATTGCTGGGGACTCAACGACTCGGGCCAGCTCGGCAATGCGACCAACGTTGCCACCAACACGCCGAACCCGACGCCGCTCGAGGTGGGCGGCGGACCCTTCGCGAGCCTCGGCGCCACCCAGGGGCACGTCTGTGCGGTGGGCGACAACAGCAACAGCCTCGCCTTCTGCTGGGGGAGCAATCTGACCGGCGAGCTCGGCCGCGGCGGAAGCGCCGGCACCGGCGACTTCGTGCCAGCACCGGTGCTCGGCTCCTCGCCTTACGCGACGGTGGCGGGCGGTTTCGGATTCAGTTGCGGCATCCAGACCGGCGGAGGGGCGTTCTGCTGGGGCAGCAATGGCGCGGGTGAGCTGGGCACGTCGACTCCGTTCACCACACAGACGTTCCCGGTGGCGGTGGATGGCGGGCACACGTTCACGCAGCTCTCGACCGGGCAGGCGCTCGCCTGCGGCGTGAGCACGAGCGGTGCGGGGTTCTGCTGGGGCTCGGATGCGTTCGGCCAGGTGGGCGACGGGACCACGGGCGGCACGCCGATCACGCCGGCGCCGCAGGCGGTGGCGGGCGGAATCGCGTTCATCGCGATCGATGCAGGCTACACCCACGCCTG